From Pelosinus fermentans DSM 17108, the proteins below share one genomic window:
- a CDS encoding DUF1657 domain-containing protein, with translation MTVQKDLQKAVAAAESAKGTYATFAQSTDDQTAKQLFTQMSQDMDQHISQLNSRLNVTEQNQLNSQAD, from the coding sequence ATGACTGTACAAAAAGACTTGCAAAAAGCTGTCGCTGCAGCTGAATCAGCAAAAGGAACCTATGCAACCTTCGCCCAATCAACTGACGATCAAACAGCCAAACAACTATTTACACAGATGTCACAGGATATGGATCAACATATCAGCCAACTCAACAGCCGCCTTAACGTCACCGAGCAAAATCAACTTAATAGTCAAGCAGACTAA